The stretch of DNA GCCGTCTAGTTGACAGTGTTAACTCGGCCTCGTACGTTGTTGTTAACATCGTAAACTTGAGGGCGCCGAGTGCTTCGACGGCCGCCGACAACCGCGATCAGAAGGGGCCTCCATCATGCAGACGATCCTCGGGGCCGGTGGGCCCATCGCCGACGGGCTGGTGCGCGAACTGCGCCGTACGTACGACGGCGATATCCGTATCGTCAGCCGACGACCCGCTGAGGTGACCGCGGGCGATCAATTGGTCGCGGCCGACCTCACGGACGCCGCCGCCACCTCTCGGGCCGTCGCGGGCAGCGATGTCGCCTACCTCACCGTCGGTCTGCCGATGGACTCGGATCTGTGGGAACGGCGGTTTCCCACGATGATGCGCAACGTCCTCGACGCGTGCATCGAGCACGGCGCGAAGCTCGTATTCTTCGACAACACGTACATGTACCCGCGAACCTCGACGCCGCAGACCGAATCGACGGCGTTCGAGCCGGTGGGCCGCAAGTCCCAGGTTCGTGCCCACATCGCGACGATGCTCCTGGCCGAACAGGCGGCCGGGCGCGTGGAGGCACTCATCGCGCGCGCCCCCGAGTTCTACGGTCCGGGAAAGACCACGAGCCTGACGAACACATTCGTCCTCGACCGCATCCGAGAAGGCAAGCGGCCGATGGTCCCGGTCAGCGCGAACACGAAGCGCAGCTTGATCTGGACGCCCGACGCCTCGCGCGCGATGGCACTGCTCGGCAACACGGCGGACGCATACGGTCAGACCTGGCACCTTCCGATCGACCCGGATCGGAAGACGTACGCGGAACTGATCGGCCTGGCGGCCGAGGTCGGGGGAGGGAAGATCGGCTACACCGTCCTGCCGCGGTTCGCCTTCGCCGTGGGCGCGCGGCTGCGCGCGGAACTGCGAGAAGTTCACGAACTCGTACCTCGCTACGAGGTGGACAACGTCTTCGACTCATCGAAGTTCGCCGACCGTTTCCCGGAGTTCGTCGCGACGACGTACCGAGACGGCATTCGCGAAATTCTGAACTGAGTACGCCGGGCGCCGTCGAACTGGGCGGTGCACCCGAACGATGTCGACGTGCGATCGCGGATTGGTCGACTCTATCGGAGGCAACCGGCAACGAGCTGTGTACGAGCGGGACGAGTCGTCACGGTCGGTACCATCGTGAGGTGTGAGTCAGTCGGTCGAGCAACGCTGGAACCACAACATCCACTATCACCGAATAGTGTTGGGGGCTGTACCTGCGGGAGCACGTTCCGCGCTCGATGTCGGGACGGGTGACGGTCTCCTCGCAGGGGAGCTGGCTCAACGAGTACCCGAAGTCACTGCGATTGACATCGACCGCGACGTCGTGAGTTCCGCTCGCGCGGAGTTCGACGCGGTCGACTTCGTCGTCGGCGACGTCATGTCTCCCGAGTTCGGCGGACAGTTCGACCTCGTAGCGTCCATGGCTGCCGTGCATCATCTGGGAGACCCGTCGGCCGCATTGCGTCGCCTCGCCGACCTGACCTCGCCCGGTGGAACCTTGGTCGTGGTCGGCCTCGCGCGGCCGACCGGATGGAGCGACTACGCCATGGACGCGGTCGGCGTCGTCCAGCACAAGTGGCTGTCGTGGCGCCGCGGCCTGTGGGAGCATTCCGCGCCCACTGTCTGGCCGCCCGCGCATTCGTACCAACAGGTACGTCGATCCGCACGGCTCGAGCTGCCGGGAGTCTCGTGGCGCAGGCTCCCGCTGTTCAGATACTCACTGGTCGGGCGGAAGCCGTGAGCGAGGCGCGCTCCTGACCCGACCTGGTCGGTGCTCAACGGGTTCGTGTGTTGCGACGTGTCCTCACGTATGTCGACGTGACCGTTCAGCGGGTGCCGACGATGACTGCGCGGAACGCGATCGTGCGCGGCGGGTCGCACGATCTTGAGCCGACCGGTCGCAGCGGTTCGATCGATGTCTCCCGTGAACGGCACCGCGGGAGATCACGAGTCTCCGCACGCCGGGTGGCTCGAGACGCTGTGATCTCCCGCAGTGCCGGTGGGAAGGATCCTCGGTGAATTACTCGTCGACGACGGCGCCCGCGCAGTTCACCAGGCCGCCGTCGATGACGAACTCGGAGCCGGTGGAGTACGAGGACTCGTCGGAAGCCAGGTACACGACCAGATTCGCGACCTCGTCGGCCTCGGCGATCCGTCGGATGGGGGCGGCCAGGGTCGACAGGTCCATTCCTTCGGTCAGGGGAGTCTTGACCGTGCCGGGGTGGACCGAGTTGACCCGCACGTTCTTCCCGCCCAATTCGGCGGCGACGGACTTGGTCAGACCGCGCACCCCGAACTTCGACGCGGCGTATCCGTGCTGACCGGCGCTGCCGGTGAGTCCCGCGGTCGACGAGATGTTGACGATCGACGCCGGGGCCGACCGGACCAGTTCGTCGCGGGCCGCCTTGATGCCGAGGAACGAGCCGGTGAGGTTGATCCCCAGAATGGTGTTC from Gordonia humi encodes:
- a CDS encoding SDR family oxidoreductase; amino-acid sequence: MVNRLEGKVALVSGAAQGMGAAHARAVVREGGQVVIGDILDEKGAALAKELGESAAFVHLDVISEDDWANGVATAVGTFGKLNVLVNNAGIVNFGFLENYSVDQWNTILGINLTGSFLGIKAARDELVRSAPASIVNISSTAGLTGSAGQHGYAASKFGVRGLTKSVAAELGGKNVRVNSVHPGTVKTPLTEGMDLSTLAAPIRRIAEADEVANLVVYLASDESSYSTGSEFVIDGGLVNCAGAVVDE
- a CDS encoding NAD-dependent epimerase/dehydratase family protein, coding for MQTILGAGGPIADGLVRELRRTYDGDIRIVSRRPAEVTAGDQLVAADLTDAAATSRAVAGSDVAYLTVGLPMDSDLWERRFPTMMRNVLDACIEHGAKLVFFDNTYMYPRTSTPQTESTAFEPVGRKSQVRAHIATMLLAEQAAGRVEALIARAPEFYGPGKTTSLTNTFVLDRIREGKRPMVPVSANTKRSLIWTPDASRAMALLGNTADAYGQTWHLPIDPDRKTYAELIGLAAEVGGGKIGYTVLPRFAFAVGARLRAELREVHELVPRYEVDNVFDSSKFADRFPEFVATTYRDGIREILN
- a CDS encoding class I SAM-dependent methyltransferase, whose product is MLGAVPAGARSALDVGTGDGLLAGELAQRVPEVTAIDIDRDVVSSARAEFDAVDFVVGDVMSPEFGGQFDLVASMAAVHHLGDPSAALRRLADLTSPGGTLVVVGLARPTGWSDYAMDAVGVVQHKWLSWRRGLWEHSAPTVWPPAHSYQQVRRSARLELPGVSWRRLPLFRYSLVGRKP